A genomic region of Notamacropus eugenii isolate mMacEug1 chromosome 3, mMacEug1.pri_v2, whole genome shotgun sequence contains the following coding sequences:
- the LOC140531655 gene encoding oligosaccharyltransferase complex subunit OSTC-like: METLYRVPFVVLECPNLKLKKPPWAHMPSAMTVYALVVVSYFLITGGIIYDVIVEPPSVGSMTDEHGHQRPVAFLAYRVNGQYITEGLASSFLFTMGGLGFIILD; encoded by the coding sequence ATGGAGACGTTGTACCGGGTGCCCTTCGTGGTCCTCGAGTGTCCCAACCTGAAGCTGAAGAAGCCTCCATGGGCCCACATGCCGTCAGCCATGACGGTGTACGCCCTGGTGGTGGTGTCTTATTTCCTCATCACTGGAGGAATAATTTATGATGTCATTGTGGAACCTCCTAGCGTTGGATCTATGACAGATGAACATGGACATCAGAGACCAGTTGCTTTCTTGGCATACAGAGTAAATGGACAATACATTACGGAAGGACTTGCATCCAGTTTCCTGTTTACAATGGGGGGTTTAGGTTTCATAATCCTAGACTGA